One Yimella lutea DNA window includes the following coding sequences:
- a CDS encoding APC family permease, giving the protein MTAAGTHELRRSLNGVTATFIALGTVLGSGIMILPGLTYSSLDRSAWIPWAIAALSVAPLLVAYSWLGRSFPSASGVAHYSQLAFGRPLGATSGVLAIIALATGIPATALTGGRYAAQFTDEPALQWLIPLVLVGTAICVAASGTTVSGRVQTGLTLSLCIVVVVVCTAAIASADSPRPDLSFPGESVAAPLAAVFVAFTGWETVAFTFEEHARPDLIPRIFAISYVIVTTVYALILLALFSVVASDDPGLTEAPLLLLAQKVLGGDVGRYLVTGFVVAAILSNVLASAVALSRLVFGMARDRHLPRHLGVLTATGNPLRSVFFVGGTLLLIASSVCVGLLPFEQLFVLSGGIYFLLYAVGAASYAALNPRRGAKLVTLLSLVAVISVGVLAASSLVVSLCLAAGVFAVIKLVARTWRQPATDETRSGAYGNGET; this is encoded by the coding sequence ATGACGGCTGCGGGAACTCACGAGCTGCGCCGCTCGCTCAACGGGGTAACCGCCACGTTCATCGCGCTCGGGACGGTCCTGGGCAGCGGAATCATGATCCTGCCCGGATTGACGTACAGCAGCCTGGATCGCTCGGCGTGGATCCCGTGGGCTATCGCGGCGTTGAGCGTGGCGCCTCTGCTAGTCGCGTACTCGTGGCTGGGTCGCTCCTTCCCTTCCGCGTCCGGCGTGGCTCATTATTCGCAGTTGGCGTTCGGTCGTCCCTTGGGTGCTACGTCGGGCGTACTCGCCATCATCGCCCTCGCGACCGGGATACCCGCCACGGCCCTGACCGGCGGACGTTACGCCGCGCAGTTCACTGACGAGCCGGCCCTGCAGTGGCTCATCCCGCTGGTCCTTGTCGGTACAGCGATCTGCGTAGCAGCAAGCGGCACCACGGTGTCGGGGCGAGTCCAGACAGGGCTGACTTTGTCGCTGTGCATCGTCGTCGTTGTGGTGTGCACGGCGGCCATTGCTTCCGCCGACTCGCCTCGCCCCGACCTGTCGTTCCCCGGAGAATCGGTCGCCGCGCCTCTCGCCGCTGTATTCGTTGCGTTCACCGGGTGGGAGACTGTCGCGTTCACGTTCGAGGAGCATGCCCGACCGGACCTCATCCCCCGCATCTTCGCCATCTCCTACGTGATCGTCACGACCGTTTACGCACTAATTCTGCTCGCACTGTTCTCGGTGGTGGCCTCGGATGATCCGGGTTTGACGGAGGCACCGCTCCTGCTTCTCGCCCAGAAGGTCTTGGGGGGCGACGTGGGACGGTACTTGGTGACTGGGTTCGTGGTGGCAGCCATCCTGTCTAACGTTCTTGCCTCTGCTGTTGCCCTCTCCCGGCTCGTTTTCGGCATGGCACGTGACCGCCATCTACCGCGCCACTTAGGAGTTCTGACAGCCACTGGCAATCCACTACGTTCAGTCTTCTTCGTCGGGGGAACGTTGCTGCTCATCGCCTCCAGCGTGTGCGTTGGATTGCTGCCATTCGAGCAATTGTTCGTGTTGTCCGGCGGGATCTACTTCTTGCTGTACGCCGTGGGTGCCGCCTCCTACGCAGCCCTGAATCCCCGTCGAGGAGCGAAGCTCGTCACCCTGTTGAGTCTCGTCGCGGTGATCTCGGTGGGCGTATTGGCAGCCTCGTCACTCGTGGTTTCCCTATGCCTAGCAGCAGGTGTTTTCGCTGTGATCAAGCTGGTTGCCAGGACTTGGAGACAACCCGCCACGGATGAAACTAGATCTGGCGCATATGGGAACGGAGAAACATGA
- a CDS encoding thioesterase II family protein, giving the protein MIKPNDIIGFFPAAGAGGSTLDSSREIADQLGCALLELPNPPTIDDFTTGRWYNGLEHIVRAQIAKDGNSRLVLVGHCMGGLSAFTAASLLRSTSPDVRVGALVINTPYPGRDGRIPTMSALSDSAIGELLGAEGFPQELIDDVDMLEEVATNLRAEATVADRVAGAIHERTDCVPLHALSTRGDPFITPGDCEGWSRRSCGLFGWTICEGGHAINEASAPVLRRTIMSLFGELA; this is encoded by the coding sequence ATGATCAAGCCAAACGACATCATCGGATTCTTCCCTGCTGCGGGTGCGGGCGGCAGCACGCTCGACTCCAGCCGTGAGATTGCCGACCAACTAGGGTGCGCGCTGCTCGAACTGCCCAACCCGCCGACGATCGACGACTTCACCACCGGTCGGTGGTACAACGGCCTCGAACACATCGTGCGTGCACAAATTGCCAAGGACGGCAACAGCCGGCTCGTCTTGGTCGGTCACTGCATGGGCGGCCTGTCGGCGTTCACCGCTGCTTCATTGCTCCGTTCCACGAGCCCGGATGTTCGGGTCGGAGCTCTTGTCATAAACACTCCGTACCCCGGACGGGACGGGCGTATCCCGACCATGTCAGCCCTGTCGGACAGTGCTATTGGCGAGCTACTCGGGGCTGAGGGTTTCCCGCAAGAATTGATCGACGACGTGGACATGCTTGAGGAAGTTGCCACGAACCTACGAGCCGAAGCTACTGTCGCGGACAGAGTGGCTGGGGCGATCCATGAGCGAACCGACTGTGTTCCGCTCCACGCTCTGTCGACCCGTGGGGACCCGTTCATCACCCCGGGCGACTGCGAAGGTTGGTCACGCCGGTCATGCGGGTTGTTCGGTTGGACAATCTGTGAGGGTGGTCATGCCATCAACGAAGCCAGTGCTCCGGTTCTTCGGCGAACGATCATGTCGCTCTTCGGTGAACTGGCATGA
- a CDS encoding cytochrome P450, giving the protein MRTVDDSPLYSADFFADQDPWAYLNELRTESPVSLHRRADGYEFYALTTYEDVRDAYIDHVNLSSSYGTMIDGSFIPQEDTASGRMLIVADEPAHGRIKKPVKQSGFNRGMIESIGRTVSRNIATSLNGLSVGDHIDFTTHVAPELPKGVLEVLFGVGPADAAELLQATRTMIGYRDANYSGAAPLDSLVDAQQEILDFIDDLIGQRQRTGDDSDMIGFLASCVSRGEMTRDVALLNGLNVAVGGNETTPHTASLSIHTIDAHPDEWSKVTSGEADLDLATEEFLRWTSTNTYVQRLSLNEVSFGEATIPPRSFVTLWNMAANRDPDVFDRPDEFVIDRPHNRQIAFGAGVHRCIGAPVATLEIKMFLDALRSWDKEFAVLEPPRRLRSNFMLGFTELQVEVIPARKS; this is encoded by the coding sequence GTGAGAACGGTTGACGACAGCCCACTCTACTCAGCCGACTTCTTCGCTGACCAAGACCCGTGGGCGTATCTCAACGAACTCCGCACAGAAAGTCCCGTGTCGCTCCACCGGCGGGCGGACGGATATGAGTTCTACGCCCTCACAACCTACGAGGACGTCCGCGACGCATACATCGATCACGTAAACCTGAGTTCGTCATACGGAACGATGATCGACGGGTCGTTCATCCCGCAGGAGGATACGGCCTCCGGTCGGATGCTCATCGTGGCTGATGAGCCGGCGCACGGACGGATTAAGAAGCCGGTGAAACAGAGCGGCTTCAATCGCGGAATGATTGAGTCCATCGGTCGCACCGTTTCGCGGAACATTGCCACCAGTTTGAATGGGCTAAGCGTCGGTGACCACATCGACTTCACCACGCACGTTGCACCGGAGTTGCCGAAGGGCGTCCTGGAGGTGCTCTTCGGGGTCGGGCCAGCTGACGCCGCGGAGCTACTTCAAGCGACCCGAACCATGATCGGCTATCGGGACGCCAACTACAGCGGCGCCGCACCGTTGGACTCGCTCGTAGATGCACAGCAGGAGATCCTAGACTTCATCGACGACCTCATCGGGCAGCGCCAACGGACCGGCGACGACAGCGACATGATCGGCTTTCTCGCCTCGTGTGTATCACGGGGTGAAATGACCCGGGATGTTGCACTTCTGAACGGTCTCAACGTCGCAGTCGGCGGCAACGAAACCACGCCCCATACCGCGAGCCTGAGCATCCATACGATTGACGCACACCCTGACGAGTGGAGCAAAGTCACGAGTGGAGAGGCCGATCTCGACCTCGCAACGGAGGAGTTCCTGCGATGGACGTCAACGAACACCTACGTACAGCGGCTCAGTCTCAACGAGGTGAGTTTCGGTGAGGCAACCATCCCTCCGCGCTCCTTCGTAACCCTGTGGAACATGGCGGCAAACCGTGACCCGGACGTGTTCGACCGACCGGACGAGTTTGTCATCGACCGACCTCACAACCGGCAGATTGCGTTTGGCGCCGGCGTCCACCGATGCATCGGTGCACCGGTAGCCACACTCGAGATCAAAATGTTCTTGGATGCCTTACGTAGCTGGGACAAAGAGTTTGCAGTACTTGAGCCGCCCCGCCGTCTTCGCTCCAACTTCATGCTCGGCTTCACCGAATTGCAGGTTGAGGTCATTCCTGCCCGGAAGAGCTGA
- a CDS encoding acyl carrier protein translates to MRAPCSRHITPPYRRKPAMTTSTPANSTPSAQEIVECIKAVTNRDVTPDTDIFDSAGVDSLSILRCRANLKTKFGFPVPASAFFNGRTPTGIAQRIEEIRENG, encoded by the coding sequence ATGAGGGCGCCCTGTTCGAGACATATAACACCACCGTATAGGAGGAAACCCGCAATGACAACCTCAACACCTGCGAACAGCACACCTTCGGCCCAAGAGATCGTCGAGTGCATCAAAGCCGTTACGAACCGTGACGTCACGCCTGACACCGACATCTTCGACTCAGCCGGCGTTGACTCCCTCTCCATCCTCCGCTGTCGGGCCAACTTAAAGACCAAGTTCGGCTTTCCAGTCCCGGCCAGTGCCTTCTTCAACGGACGGACTCCGACCGGTATCGCACAACGAATTGAGGAAATCCGTGAGAACGGTTGA
- a CDS encoding AMP-binding protein encodes MVQVSAGSKVGYFAAQLAVWRLGRIFVTDDGSLSAEQNGQVGADTVVSVPSDVEARIDYDQIRKPAPDEAHFPTGIAAVNFTSGSTGARKAVAVTAKNLLATWADPSLSTARVGHASASFAQPAFDGWWFDTWRTVTEGGTVVCLPGVNDDVFAWPDLARRYNIGRVLLPAAVLSTLLDAAPECLVGFPTIFSGGEAFGTTVVSRAAEAGLPGRFVNLYGPTEATFATHRYDVGQGDADGPIPIGRPLSSVQQLLRPLDDQPEHFELVVKGPTVCAGYVDDGRLTTRFLDQDGHPSYSTGDLVTVAPTGDLVFVGRRDRQVKVNGHRIDAGQLERHVLTVPGVSACRLLQRDHVTVAFVVLLDRQPHARTPTDDLLNVVRSYSAAIHVQLVDNLPLRGGGKVDEGALFETYNTTV; translated from the coding sequence GTGGTGCAGGTCTCAGCCGGGTCCAAGGTGGGCTACTTCGCAGCACAGCTTGCAGTCTGGCGCCTCGGTCGAATCTTCGTCACCGACGATGGTTCTCTTAGCGCTGAGCAAAATGGCCAGGTCGGCGCAGACACGGTGGTTTCTGTTCCGTCGGATGTCGAGGCGCGGATCGATTACGACCAGATACGGAAACCTGCGCCCGACGAGGCGCATTTCCCCACGGGCATCGCTGCGGTGAACTTCACATCCGGGAGTACCGGCGCACGAAAGGCGGTGGCGGTCACTGCCAAGAACCTGTTAGCCACTTGGGCTGATCCTTCCCTTTCAACAGCGCGTGTGGGCCACGCATCGGCAAGCTTCGCGCAACCTGCCTTCGATGGCTGGTGGTTCGATACCTGGCGAACCGTGACCGAAGGTGGGACCGTCGTTTGCCTACCCGGTGTCAACGACGACGTTTTCGCTTGGCCGGATCTTGCCCGCCGCTACAACATCGGGCGTGTCCTGCTACCTGCAGCGGTTCTGTCGACGCTGCTCGATGCCGCACCGGAATGTCTGGTGGGGTTCCCCACTATCTTTAGCGGCGGGGAGGCTTTCGGGACGACGGTGGTTTCCCGCGCCGCTGAGGCCGGGCTACCCGGTCGATTCGTGAACTTGTACGGCCCAACGGAGGCAACATTCGCAACGCACCGATACGACGTCGGGCAAGGTGACGCTGACGGGCCCATCCCGATCGGGCGACCGCTCTCATCAGTCCAGCAGCTCTTGCGCCCCTTGGATGACCAGCCCGAACACTTCGAGCTTGTCGTGAAAGGGCCGACCGTGTGCGCGGGCTACGTCGATGACGGCAGATTGACAACGCGCTTCCTCGATCAGGACGGACATCCTAGTTATTCGACGGGGGACCTTGTCACAGTTGCGCCAACGGGGGATTTGGTATTCGTCGGTAGGAGGGACCGCCAAGTGAAGGTCAATGGTCACCGTATCGACGCGGGCCAATTGGAGCGTCACGTTCTCACCGTGCCCGGCGTGAGCGCTTGCCGTCTACTGCAGCGCGACCATGTGACCGTGGCGTTCGTGGTCCTCCTCGACCGGCAACCGCATGCCCGAACCCCTACGGATGACCTGCTGAACGTCGTCCGAAGCTACTCGGCAGCGATTCACGTCCAGTTAGTCGACAACCTGCCACTGAGGGGCGGCGGCAAAGTCGATGAGGGCGCCCTGTTCGAGACATATAACACCACCGTATAG